In a genomic window of Nocardiopsis mwathae:
- a CDS encoding GAF and ANTAR domain-containing protein: MWIERLARDIGDIGQHTPERALDQMSTAAARGVPGCSAALVVIWREVGPGEEPTAGGGRHVVVDYGASHSDLATAFEYQYTTDEGPTVEAVREMRPVVVGDVLREDRWPGYTSMAVQCGDRSSVTFPGELEGEVVTFGVHSGRAGVFDDSVVTPLVALLAEHAAMALHSAGRYSDVEREAAHMRRAMSGRAVIDQAKGIIMHARGCDAAEAFAELRKVAQRNRLKVVDVARSLVAEHAESNA, encoded by the coding sequence ATGTGGATCGAACGCCTCGCGCGGGATATCGGCGACATCGGGCAGCACACCCCCGAGCGGGCGCTGGACCAGATGAGCACGGCGGCCGCGCGGGGGGTCCCCGGCTGCTCCGCGGCGCTCGTCGTCATCTGGCGGGAGGTGGGCCCGGGGGAAGAGCCCACGGCGGGCGGCGGCCGCCACGTCGTCGTCGACTACGGTGCCTCCCACTCCGACCTGGCGACGGCTTTCGAGTACCAGTACACGACCGACGAGGGGCCGACGGTCGAGGCGGTCCGCGAGATGCGCCCGGTGGTCGTGGGGGACGTGCTGCGGGAGGACCGCTGGCCGGGCTACACCAGCATGGCCGTGCAGTGCGGTGACCGTTCCTCGGTGACGTTCCCCGGCGAGCTGGAGGGCGAGGTCGTCACGTTCGGGGTGCACTCCGGGCGTGCCGGCGTCTTCGACGACTCCGTGGTCACCCCGCTGGTGGCGCTGCTGGCCGAGCACGCCGCCATGGCGCTGCACTCCGCGGGGCGCTACTCCGACGTGGAGCGTGAGGCGGCGCACATGCGGCGGGCCATGTCGGGGCGGGCCGTGATCGACCAGGCCAAGGGCATCATCATGCACGCGCGCGGCTGCGACGCCGCCGAGGCCTTCGCCGAGCTGCGCAAGGTGGCGCAGCGCAACCGGCTGAAGGTGGTCGACGTGGCGCGGAGCCTGGTCGCCGAGCACGCGGAGAGCAACGCCTAG
- a CDS encoding PP2C family protein-serine/threonine phosphatase, giving the protein MGVVGGEVAVTALTHRGAVRPANEDAVVVGALTVASANMTLPVRCVLPLGEPVIAAVADGLGGHAAGEIASEHAVHRMAEMGPRLAGPDDLDILLKNIDEEIQEHATQHTEFSGMGTTVAGILLNADGNFWFNVGDSRTYRLEGTRLRQISQDDSPPLPPSEDGKPVSTNFITQSLGGSGASAMTPHVGRDGDAGPGAWLMCSDGLSDLVAHDEMERIIAEAGSDEAAVHSLWQAAMEASGRDNISILLARRL; this is encoded by the coding sequence ATGGGTGTCGTTGGTGGGGAAGTCGCGGTCACAGCCCTCACGCACCGGGGTGCTGTACGCCCGGCCAACGAAGACGCCGTCGTGGTGGGCGCGCTCACCGTCGCCAGTGCGAACATGACGCTGCCGGTGCGGTGCGTGCTGCCGCTCGGCGAGCCGGTGATCGCGGCGGTCGCCGACGGGCTGGGCGGGCACGCCGCGGGCGAGATCGCCTCCGAGCACGCCGTGCACCGGATGGCCGAGATGGGCCCGCGCCTGGCCGGACCGGACGACCTCGACATTCTGCTGAAGAACATCGACGAGGAGATCCAGGAGCACGCCACCCAGCACACCGAGTTCTCCGGTATGGGGACCACCGTGGCGGGGATCCTGCTCAACGCCGACGGGAACTTCTGGTTCAACGTCGGCGACTCGCGCACCTACCGCCTGGAAGGCACCCGGCTGCGCCAGATCTCCCAGGACGACTCGCCCCCGCTGCCCCCCTCGGAGGACGGCAAACCCGTCTCGACGAACTTCATCACCCAGTCCCTGGGCGGCAGCGGCGCCTCGGCCATGACCCCCCATGTCGGGCGCGACGGCGACGCGGGACCGGGCGCCTGGCTGATGTGCAGCGACGGCCTCTCCGACCTGGTCGCCCACGACGAGATGGAGCGCATCATCGCCGAGGCGGGCAGTGACGAGGCCGCCGTCCACAGCCTGTGGCAGGCGGCGATGGAGGCCTCCGGTCGCGACAACATCAGTATCCTTTTGGCCCGCCGCCTTTGA
- a CDS encoding HAMP domain-containing protein, with protein sequence MPQQSGAVASEAQMDELLAALYSMRDGDFSVRLSFGEGAKSGELATVFNQVLDHCEQLSSELQRLGTVVNTEGRLTERISVSPARGAWGTSVRALNQVLDEVSGPVTDVARILDSVADGDLSRRVELGTRHGPLHGDLLRLATSVNRMADQMQGFTHEVTRVAREVGTEGKLGGSAKVEGVSGAWRDVTESVNQMASRLTAQVRDISQVTYSVAQGDLSRKVKVDVQGEMLQLKDTVNTMVDQLSMFGDEVTRVAREVGTEGKLGGRANVKGVSGIWKDLTDNVNSMADNLTNQVRDISQVTTAVARGDLSRKVTVDVQGEMLSLKRTVNTMVDQLDSFADEVTRVAREVGTEGKLGGRANVKGVSGIWKDLTDNVNSMANSLTYQVRNISQVTRAVAGGDLTKKITVDAQGEILELKDTVNTMVDQLSAFADEVTRVAREVGTEGKLGGQAHVRDVSGVWKDLTDNVNSMANNLTHQVRHISIVTRAVAAGDLTKKVTVNAKGEILELKDTINVMVDQLSAFADEVTRVAREVGNEGKLGGRADVKGVSGIWKDLTDNVNSMSHNLTTQVRNIAQVTSAVAAGDLSKKITVDAQGEILELKDTVNTMVDQLSAFATEVTRVAHEVGSEGQLGGQAKVDGVSGTWEQLTDSVNELARNLTTQVRAIGDVASAVTRGDLTQNIQVTARGEMLILKDNINLMVSNLRETTAAQRDEDWLKSNLARISGRIQGHRDLKELARLIMTEVTPLVDAHHGACYLPEEKDDEETFRWYAGFGFQPEEPRRRIRPGVGLAGEVIAQHREMIITNVPGDYVRIESGLGEAPPLTLAIFPILFEGRALGVIEFGSYGEFREVHLDFLRQLVGHIGTTINTILANSKTEYLLLQSRQLTTALQERSNELQRQQEELRRKNAELHSKAGQLASQNRAIELQNRQIERARRSLEDRAHQLQVSSKYKSEFLANMSHELRTPLNSLLILARLLADNSEQNLTSKQVEFAQTIHKAGNDLLQLIDEILDLAKVEAGRAEVQPTDVSISQLVDYVEASFRPMTSERGLAFAVEVSPDIPSFLWTDEQRLQQILRNLLSNAVKFTGAGEVRLLIEPAWALDDADLDMFGENEEVIAFSVADTGIGIPDDKLQVIFEAFHQGDGTTSRRFGGTGLGLSISRNFARLLGGEIRVSSVVGEGSTFTLLLPVRLPDGTAERLDDPLGGNAGLTADGTADIEPLTEIDIAEAPADIDIVEEAGADEPAEPAAVPVLRPVEPDPETGDVGASQDVRSDPDREAVLAGRKVLIVDDDVRNVFALTSALEAHGLEVIYADNGHTGIEKLEANESVALVLMDIMMPELDGDATTRAIRAMPQFAELPIISLTAKAMQGDRERSLEAGASDYVTKPVDLDHLLDVIRKWLEPEPGAHGSGGQDAESGAGTDGVTGAGSAGGAGSAGSAGGADVDGADADRNDNEQEQ encoded by the coding sequence GCCGACGGCGACCTGTCGCGGCGCGTGGAGCTGGGCACGCGGCACGGTCCCCTCCACGGCGACCTGCTGCGCCTGGCCACCTCCGTCAACCGCATGGCCGACCAGATGCAGGGCTTCACCCACGAGGTCACCCGGGTGGCGCGCGAGGTGGGCACCGAGGGCAAGCTGGGCGGCAGCGCCAAGGTCGAGGGCGTCTCGGGAGCGTGGCGCGACGTCACCGAGTCGGTCAACCAGATGGCCTCCCGGCTGACCGCACAGGTGCGCGACATCTCCCAGGTCACCTACTCCGTCGCCCAGGGCGACCTGAGCCGCAAGGTCAAGGTCGACGTCCAGGGCGAGATGCTGCAGCTCAAGGACACCGTCAACACGATGGTCGACCAGCTGTCCATGTTCGGTGACGAGGTCACCCGGGTGGCGCGTGAGGTGGGCACGGAGGGCAAGCTGGGCGGTCGCGCCAACGTGAAGGGCGTGTCGGGTATCTGGAAGGACCTGACCGACAACGTCAACTCCATGGCCGACAACCTCACCAACCAGGTGCGCGACATCTCCCAGGTGACCACGGCCGTGGCGCGCGGCGACCTGAGCCGCAAGGTGACCGTCGACGTGCAGGGCGAGATGCTGTCCCTGAAGAGAACCGTGAACACCATGGTCGACCAGCTCGACTCGTTCGCCGACGAGGTCACCCGGGTGGCGCGTGAGGTGGGCACGGAGGGCAAGCTGGGCGGTCGCGCCAACGTGAAGGGCGTGTCGGGTATCTGGAAGGACCTGACCGACAACGTCAACTCGATGGCGAACAGCCTCACCTACCAGGTCCGCAACATCTCGCAGGTCACCCGCGCCGTCGCCGGCGGCGACCTGACGAAGAAGATCACCGTGGACGCCCAGGGGGAGATCCTGGAGCTGAAGGACACCGTCAACACCATGGTGGACCAGCTCTCGGCGTTCGCCGACGAGGTGACGCGGGTGGCGCGCGAGGTGGGCACCGAGGGCAAACTCGGCGGCCAGGCGCACGTGCGCGACGTGTCGGGGGTGTGGAAGGACCTCACCGACAACGTGAACTCCATGGCCAACAACCTGACCCACCAGGTGCGGCACATCTCCATCGTCACCCGCGCGGTGGCCGCCGGTGACCTCACCAAGAAGGTCACGGTCAACGCCAAGGGCGAGATCCTCGAACTCAAGGACACCATCAACGTGATGGTCGACCAGCTGTCCGCGTTCGCCGACGAGGTGACGCGGGTGGCGCGCGAGGTCGGCAACGAGGGGAAGCTCGGCGGTCGCGCCGACGTCAAGGGCGTGTCGGGCATCTGGAAGGACCTGACCGACAACGTCAACTCGATGTCGCACAACCTCACCACTCAGGTGCGCAACATCGCCCAGGTGACCTCCGCGGTGGCCGCGGGCGACCTGAGCAAGAAGATCACGGTCGACGCCCAGGGGGAGATCCTGGAGCTGAAGGACACCGTCAACACCATGGTGGACCAGCTCTCGGCGTTCGCCACCGAGGTCACCCGCGTCGCCCACGAGGTCGGCAGTGAGGGCCAGCTGGGCGGCCAGGCCAAGGTCGACGGCGTCTCGGGCACCTGGGAGCAGCTCACCGACAGCGTGAACGAGCTGGCCCGCAACCTCACCACGCAGGTGCGCGCGATCGGCGACGTCGCCAGCGCGGTCACCCGCGGCGACCTCACCCAGAACATCCAGGTCACCGCGCGCGGCGAGATGCTGATCCTGAAGGACAACATCAACCTGATGGTCAGCAACCTGCGCGAGACCACGGCCGCACAGCGCGACGAGGACTGGCTGAAGAGCAACCTGGCCCGCATATCCGGGCGTATCCAGGGCCACCGCGACCTCAAGGAGCTCGCCCGGCTCATCATGACCGAGGTGACGCCGCTGGTCGACGCCCACCACGGCGCCTGCTACCTGCCCGAGGAGAAGGACGACGAGGAGACCTTCCGCTGGTACGCCGGGTTCGGCTTCCAGCCCGAGGAGCCGCGCCGCCGCATCCGCCCCGGCGTGGGCCTGGCCGGTGAGGTCATCGCCCAGCACCGGGAGATGATCATCACCAACGTCCCCGGCGACTACGTGAGGATCGAGTCCGGGCTGGGCGAGGCGCCGCCGCTGACCCTGGCCATCTTCCCGATCCTGTTCGAAGGGCGGGCGCTGGGCGTCATCGAGTTCGGCTCCTACGGCGAGTTCCGCGAGGTGCACCTCGACTTCCTGCGTCAGCTGGTGGGACACATCGGCACCACCATCAACACGATCCTGGCCAACTCCAAGACCGAGTACCTGCTGCTGCAGTCCCGGCAGCTGACCACCGCGCTGCAGGAGCGCTCCAACGAGCTGCAGCGCCAGCAGGAGGAGCTGCGCCGCAAGAACGCCGAACTGCACAGCAAGGCGGGACAGCTGGCCAGCCAGAACCGCGCCATCGAGCTGCAGAACCGGCAGATCGAGCGGGCGCGGCGCTCGCTGGAGGATCGGGCGCACCAGCTGCAGGTGTCCTCGAAGTACAAGTCCGAGTTCCTCGCCAACATGTCGCACGAGCTGCGCACGCCGCTCAACAGCCTGCTGATCCTCGCGCGGCTGCTCGCCGACAACTCCGAGCAGAACCTCACCTCCAAGCAGGTCGAGTTCGCGCAGACGATCCACAAGGCCGGAAACGACCTGCTGCAGCTCATCGACGAGATCCTCGACCTGGCCAAGGTGGAGGCGGGTCGCGCCGAGGTGCAGCCGACCGACGTCTCCATCAGCCAGCTGGTCGACTACGTCGAGGCGTCCTTCCGCCCGATGACCTCGGAGCGCGGGCTGGCGTTCGCCGTGGAGGTCTCGCCGGACATCCCGAGCTTCCTGTGGACCGACGAGCAGCGGCTCCAGCAGATCCTGCGCAACCTGCTGTCCAACGCCGTGAAGTTCACCGGAGCCGGGGAGGTGCGGCTGCTCATCGAGCCGGCGTGGGCGCTCGACGACGCCGACCTCGACATGTTCGGGGAGAACGAGGAGGTCATCGCCTTCTCCGTGGCCGACACCGGCATCGGGATCCCCGACGACAAGCTCCAGGTCATCTTCGAGGCGTTCCACCAGGGCGACGGCACCACCAGCCGCCGCTTCGGCGGCACCGGGCTGGGGCTGTCGATCAGCCGGAACTTCGCCCGGCTCCTGGGCGGAGAGATCCGGGTCAGCAGCGTCGTCGGGGAGGGCAGCACGTTCACCCTGCTGCTGCCGGTGCGGCTGCCGGACGGCACGGCCGAGCGCCTGGACGACCCGCTGGGCGGAAACGCGGGGCTGACGGCGGACGGCACCGCGGACATCGAGCCGCTCACCGAGATCGACATCGCCGAGGCCCCGGCCGACATCGACATCGTGGAGGAGGCGGGGGCCGACGAGCCCGCCGAGCCGGCCGCGGTACCGGTGCTGCGGCCGGTCGAGCCCGACCCGGAGACCGGGGACGTGGGCGCGAGCCAAGACGTGCGCAGCGACCCCGACCGGGAAGCGGTGCTGGCGGGGCGCAAGGTGCTCATCGTCGACGACGACGTGCGCAACGTGTTCGCCCTGACCAGCGCGCTGGAGGCGCACGGCCTGGAGGTCATCTACGCCGACAACGGGCACACGGGCATCGAGAAGCTGGAGGCCAACGAGAGCGTCGCGCTGGTGCTGATGGACATCATGATGCCGGAGCTGGACGGCGATGCCACCACCCGGGCCATCCGCGCCATGCCGCAGTTCGCCGAACTTCCGATCATCTCGCTGACCGCCAAGGCGATGCAGGGCGACCGGGAACGGAGCCTGGAGGCGGGTGCGTCCGACTACGTGACCAAGCCCGTCGACCTGGACCATCTGCTCGACGTGATACGCAAGTGGCTGGAGCCGGAGCCCGGCGCGCACGGCAGCGGGGGACAGGACGCCGAGAGTGGGGCCGGCACGGACGGTGTGACCGGTGCGGGCAGTGCAGGCGGTGCGGGCAGTGCGGGCAGTGCAGGCGGTGCGGACGTGGACGGCGCGGACGCGGACAGGAACGACAATGAGCAGGAGCAGTGA
- a CDS encoding response regulator, which produces MPRKANILLVDDRDENLTALEAILTSLDQNLVRASSGEDALKALLEEDFAVILLDVVMPGMDGFETAAHIKQRERTKDVPIIFLTGAGIDRHQVFRGYASRAIDYLTKPFDPWVLRSKVEVFVELHQVKQQLREQSRMLRRELAEETGGPAAGVAGRLSRRVAEVNTNLELLRGLIVTEERDDDSRTVEAVRDLDRSVAQLTTLVEALSGPE; this is translated from the coding sequence GTGCCGCGTAAGGCCAACATCCTCCTTGTGGACGACCGCGACGAGAACCTGACGGCGCTCGAAGCGATCCTCACGTCCCTCGATCAGAACCTGGTACGCGCGAGTTCGGGGGAGGACGCGCTCAAGGCCCTCCTGGAGGAGGACTTCGCGGTCATCCTGCTCGACGTCGTGATGCCCGGGATGGACGGCTTCGAGACCGCCGCCCACATCAAGCAGCGGGAGCGGACCAAGGACGTCCCGATCATCTTCCTGACCGGGGCCGGGATCGACCGCCACCAGGTGTTCCGCGGGTACGCCTCGCGGGCCATCGACTACCTCACCAAGCCGTTCGACCCGTGGGTGCTGCGGTCGAAGGTCGAGGTGTTCGTCGAACTCCACCAGGTCAAGCAGCAGCTGCGGGAGCAGTCGCGGATGCTGCGCCGAGAGCTGGCGGAGGAGACCGGCGGACCGGCCGCGGGCGTGGCCGGTCGCCTGTCGCGGCGCGTCGCCGAGGTCAACACCAACCTGGAGCTGCTGCGCGGGCTCATCGTGACCGAGGAGCGTGACGACGACAGCCGTACCGTCGAGGCCGTCCGCGACCTCGACCGCTCCGTGGCGCAGCTGACGACGCTGGTGGAGGCGCTGAGCGGCCCCGAGTAG
- a CDS encoding anti-sigma factor antagonist: protein MASDVSIRTEGDVVVVTPAGELDAISSPVLAEALERILGAAEPCRGVVIDFSKVSFCDSRCIGVLVSSYRQARDLGIGLAVSAPQRTVHRLFVIAGIDQVITIEEDTAHAMESVLA, encoded by the coding sequence GTGGCGTCCGATGTCTCGATCCGGACCGAAGGCGATGTGGTGGTGGTGACACCGGCGGGGGAGTTGGATGCCATCAGTTCGCCGGTTCTGGCCGAAGCACTGGAGCGGATCCTCGGCGCGGCCGAACCGTGCCGCGGGGTCGTGATCGACTTCTCCAAGGTGAGCTTCTGCGACTCGCGCTGTATCGGCGTGCTCGTCTCCTCCTACCGCCAGGCCCGCGACCTCGGCATCGGCCTCGCGGTCTCCGCGCCGCAGCGCACCGTGCACCGCCTCTTCGTGATCGCCGGGATCGACCAGGTCATCACCATCGAGGAGGACACCGCCCACGCCATGGAGTCCGTGCTGGCCTGA
- a CDS encoding sensor histidine kinase, whose amino-acid sequence MTSRADSAAAETEGFEHHGVFFHSARDLRETVIPVLRTALAAGENVVVAVSDRLGGDLRSALGAAESSAVRFADRTALYDAPGRTVAALHRLARAEPRRVTVIGEPVLPPDDPLELREWHRLDAALVTALSEVPMRLVCLHDGRTTPADVLRSARDTHPVLLTHDGRRTNPDYRAAPPVRGAAHALPPPAGEPRRLDIHGDLPALRREVRALGAEAGLPAPRLGDLVVAVNELTANVLEHGAGKGTITVWSSPGRIVCEVFDECGDLTDPLCGYHPADPLSPRGYGLWITRQVCDFMEVTGGTRGSLVRMYFRV is encoded by the coding sequence ATGACGTCTCGCGCGGACTCCGCAGCCGCGGAAACCGAAGGGTTCGAGCACCATGGTGTGTTCTTCCACTCGGCTCGGGATCTCCGCGAGACCGTCATCCCCGTGCTCCGGACCGCTCTGGCCGCCGGCGAGAACGTCGTCGTCGCCGTCAGCGACCGGCTGGGCGGCGACCTCCGGTCCGCCCTGGGCGCCGCTGAGAGCTCCGCTGTGCGCTTCGCGGACCGAACCGCACTCTACGACGCCCCCGGGCGCACCGTGGCCGCGCTGCACCGCCTGGCGCGGGCGGAACCGCGCCGGGTCACCGTCATCGGCGAGCCGGTCCTGCCGCCGGACGACCCCCTGGAGCTCCGCGAGTGGCACCGGCTGGACGCCGCCCTGGTCACCGCGCTGTCCGAGGTGCCGATGCGGCTGGTGTGCCTGCACGACGGCCGCACCACGCCCGCCGACGTGCTCCGCTCGGCACGCGACACCCACCCGGTCCTGCTCACCCACGACGGCCGACGGACCAACCCCGACTACCGGGCCGCGCCGCCCGTGCGCGGCGCCGCGCACGCCCTGCCGCCCCCGGCCGGTGAGCCGCGAAGACTCGACATCCACGGTGATCTCCCCGCGCTGCGCAGGGAGGTCCGCGCCCTGGGCGCGGAGGCGGGGCTCCCGGCCCCCCGCCTGGGCGATCTGGTGGTGGCCGTGAACGAACTGACCGCCAACGTCCTCGAACACGGTGCGGGCAAGGGCACGATCACGGTCTGGAGCTCACCCGGCCGGATCGTCTGCGAGGTCTTCGACGAGTGCGGCGACCTGACCGACCCGTTGTGCGGCTACCACCCCGCCGACCCGCTCAGCCCCCGCGGCTACGGCCTGTGGATCACCCGCCAGGTGTGCGACTTCATGGAGGTCACCGGAGGCACCCGCGGCTCCCTGGTCCGCATGTACTTCCGTGTCTAG
- a CDS encoding PAS domain-containing protein, protein MPENLADLQREIAELRERIAALRATHTMYPDDAAGTAEAALAELGYAEQLLVDCGAQLTADAEAATPRRTGGEDERSVLRAVFNELSVPVVLLDHEGYIRRINAIGAERLGGLSGYLTGKPFSNFVDLRRRAAMRSWLAAVVRGGEPASFESRLAQRGWSEDVHLTLTRLDVPTEAHPIVLVVMSPPLAGPDDEGPAPLESEVEDQVVVLAARRLDVLTRMTRLLLTGAGPSGAGRPLALDEAAALLADAYADWVIIDLCDHPADARRARRAVVAGPRGDAHRDLVASLDPLRSEVPRDVLTGGQSVLHQYIEDESTLGYGDEGAPLLSALGAGSLMSVPLKGSRGVRGALTLIRRSNRGSFRLADLGLIEEIGEHIGLALPPRDPG, encoded by the coding sequence GTGCCGGAGAATCTGGCCGATCTGCAGCGCGAGATAGCAGAGCTGCGCGAGCGGATAGCGGCGCTGCGCGCCACCCACACCATGTACCCGGACGACGCCGCCGGGACGGCGGAGGCCGCGTTGGCCGAGCTGGGGTACGCCGAACAGCTGCTGGTCGACTGCGGCGCGCAGCTCACCGCGGACGCCGAGGCCGCGACTCCGCGCCGCACCGGGGGCGAGGACGAGCGCTCGGTGCTGCGCGCGGTCTTCAACGAGCTCAGCGTGCCCGTCGTCCTGCTCGACCACGAGGGCTACATCCGCCGCATCAACGCCATCGGGGCGGAGCGGCTGGGCGGGCTCAGCGGCTACCTCACCGGCAAACCCTTCTCCAACTTCGTGGACCTGCGCCGACGCGCCGCGATGCGGTCGTGGCTGGCGGCCGTCGTGCGCGGCGGCGAACCCGCCTCGTTCGAGTCACGGCTGGCGCAGCGCGGCTGGTCGGAGGACGTGCACCTGACCCTGACCCGGCTGGACGTGCCCACCGAGGCCCACCCGATCGTGCTGGTCGTGATGTCGCCGCCGCTGGCCGGCCCCGACGACGAGGGCCCGGCCCCGCTGGAGTCGGAGGTCGAGGACCAGGTCGTGGTGCTGGCGGCGCGACGCCTGGACGTGCTGACACGGATGACCCGGCTGCTGCTCACCGGCGCGGGTCCCAGCGGGGCCGGGCGCCCGCTGGCACTGGACGAGGCGGCGGCGCTGCTGGCCGACGCCTACGCCGACTGGGTGATCATCGACCTGTGCGACCACCCGGCCGACGCCCGGCGGGCGCGCCGCGCCGTGGTCGCCGGGCCGCGCGGCGACGCCCATCGCGATTTGGTGGCGTCGCTGGACCCACTGCGCTCCGAGGTCCCGCGCGACGTGCTGACCGGCGGGCAGTCCGTACTGCACCAGTACATCGAGGACGAGAGCACGCTCGGGTACGGCGACGAAGGCGCGCCGCTGCTCAGCGCGCTGGGCGCGGGCTCGCTGATGTCGGTGCCGCTGAAGGGCAGCCGCGGGGTGCGCGGTGCGCTGACGCTGATCCGGCGGAGCAACCGGGGATCGTTCCGGCTCGCCGACCTGGGGCTGATCGAGGAGATCGGCGAGCACATCGGGCTGGCTCTGCCCCCGCGGGACCCCGGCTGA
- a CDS encoding glycosyltransferase, which translates to MKIALVAEHTSPLPAHKGEPTCGESVHIASVSRHLAKLGHRVTVYSRRDAEGLPGRSRMGRGVNVEYLAAGPEYTLREHEVAEHTGAFAAALADRLDEDSPDVIHAFGWTSGLAALSAADTAGGVTEDTAIVQTFHSLNASEQRAGLPERQERVRLEAAIAGRADAVVVNSADQRFELARMGLPRTRVNVVPYGVDTDHFTVEGGVATEPWKGRREERTRIISVTGLAGGGADALIETMVRLPEAELVIVAGPAPVELALDDDARRLELLAKEAGVDDRVTLTGPVDRKEMPRLLRSADIYVSAAPYDPYGGAVLEAMACGLPVVATAVGSATGAVLDGTTGVLLRSARPEALGSALRGLIAESTMRSAYGIAGADRAESRFTWQRVAAETERVYSRARPQDGELPAAVGDDAH; encoded by the coding sequence GTGAAAATCGCCTTGGTCGCCGAGCACACCAGCCCACTGCCCGCCCATAAGGGGGAGCCGACCTGCGGTGAGAGCGTGCACATCGCCTCGGTCTCCCGCCACCTGGCCAAACTCGGGCACCGCGTCACCGTGTACTCCCGCAGGGACGCCGAGGGCCTGCCCGGCCGCTCCCGCATGGGGCGCGGCGTCAACGTCGAATACCTCGCCGCCGGACCCGAGTACACCCTGCGCGAGCACGAGGTCGCCGAACACACCGGCGCCTTCGCCGCCGCCCTCGCCGACCGCCTCGACGAGGACTCCCCCGACGTCATCCACGCCTTCGGCTGGACCAGCGGCCTGGCCGCCCTGTCCGCCGCCGACACCGCCGGCGGTGTCACCGAGGACACCGCGATCGTGCAGACCTTCCACTCGCTCAACGCCAGCGAACAGCGGGCCGGGCTCCCCGAGCGCCAGGAGCGGGTGCGCCTGGAGGCCGCGATCGCCGGACGCGCCGACGCCGTCGTCGTCAACTCCGCCGACCAGCGCTTCGAACTCGCCCGCATGGGCCTGCCCCGCACCCGCGTGAACGTCGTCCCCTACGGCGTGGACACCGACCACTTCACCGTCGAGGGCGGGGTCGCCACCGAACCGTGGAAGGGACGCCGCGAGGAGCGCACCCGCATCATCTCGGTGACCGGGCTGGCCGGGGGCGGCGCCGACGCGCTGATCGAGACGATGGTCCGCCTGCCCGAGGCCGAACTGGTCATCGTGGCGGGACCGGCGCCCGTCGAACTCGCTCTCGACGACGACGCCCGCCGCCTGGAGCTGCTCGCCAAGGAGGCCGGGGTCGACGACCGCGTCACGCTGACCGGCCCCGTGGACCGCAAGGAGATGCCCCGGCTGCTGCGCTCGGCCGACATCTACGTGTCGGCCGCGCCCTACGACCCCTACGGCGGCGCCGTCCTGGAGGCCATGGCGTGCGGGCTGCCCGTCGTCGCGACCGCGGTCGGCAGCGCCACCGGCGCCGTGCTCGACGGCACCACCGGCGTCCTGCTCCGCTCGGCCCGCCCCGAGGCACTGGGGTCCGCGCTGCGCGGGCTGATCGCCGAGTCGACGATGCGCAGCGCCTACGGCATCGCCGGAGCCGACCGCGCCGAGTCCCGGTTCACCTGGCAGCGCGTGGCGGCGGAGACCGAACGGGTCTACAGCCGCGCCCGACCGCAGGACGGCGAGCTGCCTGCCGCGGTCGGCGATGATGCACACTAG